The Halorubrum salinarum genome segment CTATCTTATAAATGCTTATCGAGTACGCTTGGCTCAGACAGGCAAAGAGGCGATCCGAAAGGCGACCCCAGCTGTCGATCTGATTATTCTTGATTACAAACTGCCAGATATGCTTGGCACGGATGTGTATGACCAGCTCCGTGCGAATGGGTCAACGACGCCAGTAGTACTGATCTCTGGCAGCGATCCCGAGTCACTCCCGGATCGTGCTGATCCGGTTACGTGGCTTACGAAACCATTCTACAAAGAGAAACTCCATAACACGGTTCAAAAGGAGCTTAGCCCGACTGAAGAGTCGGTATAAGCGCTAGACGGTCAATATGTCGTTCCTAGCTCCGACCGATCACTGCTGGACAAGCCAATACGCCAAGCCGAGCGCCTCGCGCAACATGACGCCAGCAGCAAATACATAAACCGCCTCTAGGGGAAGCGGGAGGAAGTCAATGGTCGCAACAGCTACCGACATGATGATACCCATCCCAACCCACGCGAACGCGAACTGCCGGTCAGCGCTTGTTGACTGTGTCCCCAGCCGAGCCATACCATCTGTTCTCGCGAGTTTAACAAAAAATTTCGCTCGTAAGGGGCCCGAAGCCGAGGGGGGTCGGTAGTCGGCCTGAACCGATGGCGAGTTTATGACCTAGCAGACACTGCTAGGTGGCTCTCGCATAGTAGGGACCAACCTGTAGAGCGAAAGATAGTGACTGAGGTTGTGGCTACTGTCTTATCATTGGCCTAGTTTCGCAATCGTATCCAGAAATGTATGTGAAACTATATTACAGGGTGGGTGTAACATAGGTCACATGGGATCCGACAGCAGGCGCACGCGTGATTGTCCAGAGCCCTGTCGTGATGTCCTCAACATTGTCTCAAGAGAGGAAACAACACTTGTAGATGCTGTATCGAGCGGCGAACTTGATCGCAGAGATATTGAAACGTTTCTTCACTATGCGGCTGATCATGATGTCGAACCCGGAATCGTTCCTCTCGTCAAAATCGTCGATACGCTGCTTGAGGAACGCAATGTTCAAACGGGCGGAGATGCGGGTGCGGCGTCGACGGGCTAGGCACGATTTTATTCTTGACTACGTGGGTGACGGTCCACAACCTCCCCGAACGCGACATTTTCTCGGACCTGTTGTACTTTGACGGTGACACGGTCGCCGACGCTCGTGTCAGGCACAATCACAACGTAGCCGCGCTCAACTTTTGCGATTCCGTCGCCTTGATCACCAAGGTGCTCGATTTCAACGTCTCGGTGTTCGCCCTCCGTGACAGGCGGCTCGTTGTGCTCTGGTTGGTTCTCATCGGGGTCTGCCTCATGATTTGAAACAGATTCGGTAGTATCAGTATTTGACTTGGGGGTCGAGATGAGCGCAATACGGTATGTCTCACCTTCTGTAAGTGTCCCGGCCGCTAGTTCTCGTTCTGGCACCGAGATTTGATAGGTACCATCATCAGCATGCTCAATCGGCGCAGTGTAGAGTGATTTGAGTGTCTCGGAGACATCCATAAATGCGTGTTACACTGATTATTTTTCGATGACTTTATTCCAGCGATCCAACCGTAAAATGGCACTCAGGTGTCTTAGTGGCCCAGATACAGGAACGATGATCCAGAGCTGTTTGAGGTTAATAGTATACTAGTCACATGTACGACAGCCACGGTTGCGTATATGCGTTACAATTCCTACCCGAGTGATCAGATTTGGTTGCCGGAGCAACGTGCTTTAATATGTAGACAAATGACAGGAAGTGTATGAGCGAGTCACCGGTACAGGCAGTCATTCTCGCGGCAGGTGAGGGCCGTCGGCTGACCCCACTCACCAACCGACGGCCAAAGCCGATGCTTCCTGTCGCAAACAAGCCACTACTCGACTATATCGTCGAAGCGGTTGCGGCCGCCGGGATTGACCACCTCACGCTCGTTGTCGGGTATCACCAAGAACGCATCCGGAACCATTTCGCTGACGGTGATGAGTGGGGGGTGACAATAACCTACGTTGAGCAACCGACCCAACTTGGGACTGGCCACGCTGTCCTCCAGGCTGAATCGGCTGTCGACGGTCCGTTCGTTGTGCTCAACGGCGACCGCATCATTGAGCCGGAAATCATCGAGCGTGTTGCGGCTGCGGTCAAGGATGGAACCCACCCGGTCGTGACGACAACAACCGTCGAAACACCACGTGAATACGGCGTCATCACTACTGATGGCGAGACCGTGACAAACATCAACGAGAAACCTGATGGACCGATCGAAACGAACCAGATCAACGCTGGCATCTACGGCCTTGCGCCGGAGTTCTTTGAGACAATTCGAACCACACACACTACCGGTGAGCTAACGCTGACTGCCGCGCTCAACGAGTACGCACGTGAGGCTGGCGGCATTGAGCGTCTCACCTACACGGGACAGTGGCTCGACGTCTCGAATTTGTGGGATCTACTACGGGTCAACGCAGGCCTGATTGAGACGACAACCACAGGCAACAGCGAAACGGGGAGGACACACGACCGAGCGAGTGTTGCTAATGATGTCGTGCTCGCAGACAGCGCTCGCATCGGGTCGAACGTGACGATTGGGGGGAACACGGCCATCGGCCGGAATGTGACGATTGAATCGAACGCCGTTGTGGAGAATGCGATCGTGTTCCCAGACACCGTCATTGGGGCGGGGACCGTGATTCGGGATGCGGTGATTGCGAGTAATGTTCGTCTTGGCCCGAACGTGACCATTACGGGCCCACCAGACACGATGGTCATCGAAGATACTGTCCATCACGATATTGAATTGGGTGGCGTCGTCGGCGATAACACCACAATCGGGCCGAGTGCGACGCTGACAACCGGCGCGGTTGTCGGCGACGATGTCGAGACGGATGCGGCCGTCACGATTGACAGTCGAATTGCGGCGGGCACGACGGTGCGGCGAGGATAATCATGTGTGGAATCATCGGATACGTTCAAGCGGCCGGCGAACAGGCGTCAGCAACCGCGGCAGCGAGCGACGGTGGGCTCAAACAGGCGACCGGCGCGATCATCCACGAGGGACTCCAGAATCTGGAGTACCGCGGGTACGATTCCGTCGGGGTCGCACTTGTGGGGGGGTCCAGTGGGCTCACCGTTAGGAAACAGTCGGGGAAGGTTGATGGGCTCGACATCCCTGAGATTAGTGACGCAACACACGGGATTGGCCACACCCGCTGGAGTACGCACGGTCCGCCCACTGATACAAATGCGCATCCGCACACCGATTGCGTCGGTGATGTCGCGGTCGTCCACAACGGGATCGTCGAAAACTACGAGACGCTCAAAGAGGAGTTGGCTGAGCACGAATTTACGAGTGACACCGACACCGAAGTCATCCCACACCTAATTGAGGAGGAACTCGCTGCGGATGCCGAGGCTGATCTGTTGGCCGCAGTCCGGCGTGTTGAAACACGGCTGGAGGGGAGTTACGCGATCTGTACAGTTCGCGAGGATGATGATCGGATCATTGTGGCGCGCCGTGGGAGTCCGCTTGTGGTGGGCCATGGCGACACCACTGCCTTCGTTGCGAGCGATGTGACCGCCTTCTTAGAGCATACCCGCGACGTGACCTATCTTGAGGATGGAGACGTCGCGGCGCTTGAGGGTGGGGATGTGTCCGTGTTCCACGATGGTGAAGCCGTTGACCGTGACATCGAGACTGTCACGTGGGAGGCTGATGCCGCTGAAAAAGGTGGCTATGAACACTATATGCGCAAAGAGATCCATGAGCAACCTGAGGCGCTCCGTCAGACGCTTGCGGGTCGACTTGATGTCGATGCGGGGAATGTGGATCTCGATGTATCGTTCCCGCCGGGCTTCCTCGCCGATCTTGAGGAGATTCGGATTGTCGCCTGTGGCACGTCGTATTATGCCGGGCGGTACGCCACACAGCTGTTCGAAGAGCTCTCAGGTGTGCGTGCCAGCGTCGAGATTGCGAGTGAGTATGAGTTCGGAGCAGGTCGGACTCCCGACCGAACGCTCGTCGTTGCGGTTACACAGAGCGGTGAGACCGCTGACACGCTTGGGGCAATCCGGCGTGCGAAAGAAGCTGGTGCCCGAACGTTTGCGGTGACGAATACATTGGGGAGTACGGTCACCCGAGAAGTTGATGAGACTGCCTTCATCCGCGCTGGGCCGGAGATTGGGGTGGCAGCGACGAAGACGTTCGCTTCACAAGTGGCGACGCTTGCGATGCTTGCGGTGGCGATTGGTCGTGAGAGGGGTGCGTTGGCAGCCTCTGATGCGCGCTCGGTGCTGGAGGATTTACAGGGGCTTCCTGGAGCGGTCCAGCAGGTCCTTGATTCGGAACCCCAAGTACGGGAGGCCGCACAGGCGTACCAAGACAGTGAGGCGTTCTTCTTTGTCGGACGTGCGCTTGGCGTGCCCGTCGCGTTAGAGGGGGCACTAAAACTCAAAGAGATTTCGTATGACCACGCTGAGGGCTTTGCGGCGGGTGAACTGAAGCATGGGCCGCTCGCGTTGGTGACACCTGAGACACCCGTGTTAGCGGTGTTGACCGATGGATCGCGGGCACGTGAGACGATGAACAACGTGACTGAAGCACAGACGCGTGGTGCGCCGGCGTTGGGGTGTGTCTCAGCAGGGGATGCGTACGACACACTCGATGTCTCGTTCAACGTGCCCGACGTGGGAATTGTCGAGCCGCTGGTGGCGAATGTGTATCTCCAGTTGTTCGCGTATCACGTGGCAAACGAGAAGGGACGGTCGATCGACAAGCCGCGGAATCTGGCGAAAAGCGTGACGGTGGAGTGAGAAACAGTTGACGAGGAGTACACGGAAGTCAAACAGGTCGGGTTCCCTCCCATGGCTGAAGCCGTGAACTTCCCCCTTGTTCCTCTGTGAAGCGATATGGGTGTACGTATCACCTGTTAGGATGATCGGGGCGCACCCAACGTCGATCCATGATCCAAAGAAGACCAGCAAGCGCCGCAGCAACCACGACGGGCAAGCGGTCGCTACTCAGGTAAAACCCATCGATAGCGATGCCATGCGTGACGAACGGCCATAGTAGTGGGCCCGAAATTCCCGATGGCTTATACAACAGAAAATCCAGCGCGTAGTGCGAACTCGCACCGATAGCCAAGAGCGTGAACACGACACGTCGATACGTATTCGCGACAAGGAGCGCGCCGAGACACACAATGAGGAGAGTTCCACCAACCCGGTGGAGTGGACTCCATGTGAACGGAATTCCCAAGAGAGCTGTGATGGTCTCTTCGGGGATCACAAGATCGATCCGGTTTAGATCTGGGAGCGTCGACCCGATCATGACCACTGTGAGTAGTGGATAGGAAATCCACTCATATCGCCACGAGAGCACGATCCCGAGAGAGTATCCAAACAAAATATGGGTGAAGAGATCAGCCATCCGTTTCGTCCTCCGACAGAGAGTGGTGAAGCGGCACGTCTCTAGGTGAGAAGCTGATCGTCTTCAGGTCGAACTGCCACCCATCGGCGATACGAAGGGCAACAAACAGTGCTCCAAGTACCGAGATTGCGTACATGTATGTTGCCTCCCATGGCTCACGGACGACGGCACGATCGCGATTCACTCTGAGTGTCCCGTCTGCTGTGATGGTCCCATCAACAATCACTTCCTGACCAACATCGACGTCCGGCGCATTTTCGATGGGGAGTGTTTGTGTCGCGGTGTCCCCGTCAATCTCGATGATGACGGGATCAGTCTCGATGACTATACCACCAGTCTCAACCTGATCGCCGGCGAGATCGCTTGGGTCCACGTCAGGGTCAGCGAGATCAGGACCCGGGCTTGGTGGTGTTGGGTATCCCGCGCCAGCAAGCACAAAGAGTCCAACAAGGAGTATACCACAGACCCCGAGTGCGAACATTCGGTACCCGACAGCAGTCGCCATTGAAGTAGTGGCCTGTTGGTGTCGGATAAAGATCCATCGGTGGTAGTGTGTGAACTATCTGGCATCGACAGCACCGGGGCACGGTGACTCCGGCGAGCTCCCTGTCGCTGTATTCGAGCACTCGTAGGCAGAGAGACGTACAATCGACGTCACCCTGTATTTCTGGGCCTGTGCGCGAACCCATTGTTGACACACCTACCCCACTGCTTCCGCTGTTGACCCAGAAGACGATATTCCCCAATCCGAGAGGACCCCCACCCCACTGCTTCCGCTGTTAGAACCTATCCTTCGGGGAGGTGAACTCGCTTACCCCATTGGTTCCGCTGTTAGCAGAGGTCACCAGACCTGTCGACAGACTGCTGGTGAGCGAAATTAAGCCACAGTGACGTCCAAGAGATAGCCACATAAACAGCGGAATCGGTGGTGTTCGATGGTATATAAACGACACACAACAGCAGAAACAACAGAAGTGGTGGTTTTATACTTAATTAGGCTAGGTTGTCAGTATGGGCGACTTCTCGTTCACGCCAAACGACGCCATCTTCGAGAATCGTGAGGCACTTCTCGAAGAGTGGACGCCGGACAGTCTCGTCGGGCGCGACAAAGAACTCACCCGCTACCACGCCGCTCTCCAGCCAGTAATCAACAACGAGACTCCCTCGAATGTCTTTCTCTACGGAAAGAGCGGCGTTGGCAAGACTGCGGCCACGCGCTATCTCCTTCGTACGCTTGAGCGGGACGCAACCGATGTGCCAGAATTGGAACTCACGACGATTGAGGTCAACTGCGACGGACTGAATACCTCCTACCAGGTCGCCGTGAAGCTGGTCAACGAACTCCGTGAACCGGGCCGACAGATATCCAATAAGGGATACCCGCAAGCGAGCGTGTACGAGTTCCTCTTTGACGAACTCGATGCGTATGGGGGGACAGTACTCATCGTGCTCGACGAAGTCGATCACATCGGCGACGATTCCCTGCTCTACAAGCTGTCGCGGGCTCGCTCGAACGGTGACATTAGCGAGGCGAAGCTCGGCGTCATCGGCATCTCCAACGACTTAGATTTCCGGACGCAACTCTTCTCAAAGGTCCAGTCGTCGCTCTGTGAAAAGGAAGTTTCCTTCAGCGCTTACGATGCCGACGAGCTCCGACTCGTCCTCGAACAGCGCGAACGGGTCGCTTTCCAAGATACCGTTCTCGAAGATGGGGTGATCGCGATGTGTGCTGCGTATGGAGCGAAGGACTCAGGTGACGCACGGAAGGCCTTGGATCTCCTCTTAGAGGCTGGCGACGTCGCACGTGAGGGCGGGTCCGACGTCGTGACCGAGACCCACGTCCAAGAAGCCCGTGAGCGCGTTCAAACAGATCAGGTTGTCGAGGGGATACAGAATTACTCGCAGCACGGCAAGCTTGTGTTGTACGCACTGACACGCCTCCACGAGCGCGGCGACACGCCGGTTCGGACGCGCGAAGTCGTCGAGACGTACCGGTCCGTCGCGCACTCGGAAGGGGTGAGCCCGGTCTCGGAGCGGTCTGTCCGTGACTACTTGGGCGAGTTGGCACAGCTGGGGATTACGGGCGTGACGGAGCACAACCGAGGGAAAGACGGGGGCAAGTACAACGAGCATCAACTCGAACAGTCCGTCTCGGCGGTTCGAAGTGGGTTATCGACGCTTTTGGAGTCGGCGTAAGTGAGGATTCGCTCGCGGTACTGAGATAGCGGCGTCCGCCCTGTGCTAACAGCGGAACCGGTGGGGTGGGTGTGTCGCGTCGAGATCGAAGATCCACATGGATAGGAGAAATTCTGAAAGTACAATCACCTCGCGATCACGGTTGCCAGCCGCATCGCCGAGAGAAGTTTAACCAACAACGGGTGTCAGAGCCCACCAGTGTTGGTTAACTACTGTGGAGCTGATTTTCCGATCTCTGAGTGTTCGCAGTTGGTGATCAAGGCCTACTCGTTTCTCTTTCCTGTTCACATGTGGCGCAACATGTATCTTCTGGGAGCGTGTACCATGACGCATGGCAACCGGCGAACCCCCAGAAGAGACGACGGTCAACGATAGTGGGATGGTAACAATTCCGGCCAACCTCCGCCGGCGTCTTGACATCGAACCCGGTGACAAGCTCCGGTGGACCACTGACAACGAGGGAAACCTCTCTGTCGAGGTTGTCAAGCAGCACTATGGCGCGTTCGACGACTTTGAACCAGTCCAGATGGGGGGTGGTGGCTCTAACACCCACGACCTCGCAGGCTACGAGGACGATCCCGCGTTCTCAGAGTCCAACTGATGGCAGTCGCCGTGATCGATACGGGTGTGCTAATTGGGATGGCCGACATTGACGACGAACACCACGACGTCGCGATGGAGATTGTCCGTGGAATTGACCACGGTGAGCTTCCGACAGCCCGGGTGACGAATTACATCATTCTCGAAACGCTCAATTGGATACATACTCGGAAGCGACACGAGACGGCCATCGAAACGTATGAGCGATTGAATCAGTCTGCTGGGTTTGAGGTACTCCACGCCGCACAGAAAGACTTCACCACCGCTGTTGATCTCTTCCAGACGCATGAGAGCCTATCCTTCGGTGACGCAACTATTGCTGCGTACATGGAACGTGAGGGCATTGAGTACCTCTATTCGTTTGATGGCGACTTCGACGCGATTCAGGGAATCACCCGGCTAGAGACGCCAGACAACCTCTTCTCGTGACAGCCACCTCCGCATGCGAAATGAGGTGGTTACGGAAGTCAGACGTCGCCGCGGTGGAACGCGAGTTGATCCGTTGTCCCGAGGTTGAGGCACATGAGATTCCGCGGCGTCCCGGCGGTAAGACTGTCGAGAAAGGTGACGTGCTCGACGCGGTCGCCGTCCAGTAATTGTGGTAGGAGCGCGCTCCCGATGTAGCCACAACTGCCCGTCACAAGGAGTCACATACGAATGAGAGGGAGTAGGCCAAACGTAAATTGTTCGACATGTGGGTCGGTTGTGGTCAGTCCTCGCTGAAGGCGGCTATTGATTTCAAGTCATTCAACATGGAAATCGGAATGCTGTCTAACGTGTCTTTTGGGAAATAGAACAACGAACATCATCGTTTGCGAATAGTTTCAGCAATATCGTGCTCAGAACAGCTCAAAATTGGTTCGAAGTTGTCGCCGTCTACCACAATTCATGTCAAACTTAATGCGACCAGTCTCCCCCCATCCCAGGTCGGCTCAACTAAGTATTTTTTAAAGATTGGATGCCACTTATGATGGGTAGGCGTTTCAAGTGACCTACGAGGATTGTAGAGCGAGACTCCAAATAGTTTTTAAACGCTATATCTGCGCTATCCAACTGCGGTATAAGGAAAGTAGCATATATTGCCAACATTGTATTTATGATTGTTGAATAAACCCTAAATAAGGTATATCTGTAATTATAATTTTTTCCATACATTGCCTGAATTTGATTTCCTTCCATTCTCACTGCTTCTGAGTCTTCATTAGATTTTGTTTCTGAATGTACTCTCAAGGCCCATAGACAACTACCAATATGTTTAAATTTATACCCTTTAGAGGATAATCTTAGCGCATATTCGTAGTCGAGGGCGTAGTATAAATTCGAGTCCAACTTATTATTTTTTATTACAGATCTGCGGTAGAATATACACGATGCAAAATACCGACGTACTAACCACTTTTCACTGAATATCGGGAGGCTATAACGAATCTTATAAATATTTGAATTTTCGTTGATATAAGCATTATTACTATAGCCTATATCAACATTAGGGTTGGCATTAAAAAATGCGACGACTTTACTGATTGTTTCTTTATAGAAAAGAACATCATCCGCATTCATCCAAATCACAACTTCCCCTTCTGAAAGTTCAAAACCATCATTTACTGCCCTAGCTTGACCTTCATTATCTTTACTTATTAGACGAATGTGTTCTTGTTCAGCATATCTTTGTATGATGTCCGAGGTTTTATCTGTTGACCCATCATCAATAATAATGTGTTCAATATTATCGTACGTTTGATTAATAACACTAAGAATATTCTCTTCGATATATTTTTCTTCATTATAAGCAGGAGTCACGATTGAGACTGTTGTTACGGATTCCGACATACACGTACACTCCTTGGATACATACTAAAACTTTGGCACAGACTAAATATAAATCCCCTTGAATATACAAATGGTCGCGTAGATCTTGACGATGAGGCGTTCGACTTCAGACTGCTTATGATCGAAATTGCTCTGTTGAATCCGCAGATTGCGGCGGGATAGCGTCGCTCTGAAGGTGGAAGTGAAGCGGAAGAGCCGAATGTGCTTATTATTCCTGTACGAGCGCCGGCGTCCACGTCGGCGCGTCAACACCACTCTCTTGGGGCGATCCGTGGACTGTGTGTTCAGACTCCTGCTGCTATTTTTCTGATAACTTTCGCTTTCGGCCAGATCGATAAGCATCAGTAACGGCCTGTTCAAGCGGCTCGTCAGTATCGAGTCGGTTGAGGCAGCTGTAGATTGTTCGTCAGCCAGTGTCGTGCCAGTCGGCAAGTTCAGTCTGCGTGACGCCGTTTCTGTACGCAATCGCAGCTAACAACCGTTGAGTCGGCTTGTTTCCATTGACGTTGTCAAGCGCGTCTTGGAGTTATTCGAGGGAGATCTCGTCGAGATGATCTATTAAATCCCGTACAATACTCTGTGCGCAAAGTTCTAACGGCTACTATAAACTACTCTTCCGCTTCGTAAAGCAAGCCACGTCGCTGGCTCAAAAGCGCTGTGCCGCCAGTCCAACGGCAGTGAGTGATCCGACTGGCAACGGATTTCCCGGGTGGAAGCATGTCACGCTCCACTTTTTGCGGGTTCACATGGATGCGACGTACCGCGAGATCGTGGATTGGGCGAGTGAAATGGATCTGGTTCGTGGGCTGTTACAGCTCGCTCGAACGGCATTTCCAACACCCTCAACGCTGTACCGGTTGTTTGAAAGGGTGCCCATGTCGGTGTGCCGCGGCTTCCTTAATGAGTCAGGACCATCTGCCATCCGGGCTCGCATGGAGCTATCGATGCCACGTTCTTCGACCGGAAAACGGTATCAAGGCACTACCAACACCGCTCGGATTGCCACATACGCACTCTTAAAACGACCGCACTCGTCGATACAGACTCGTGTGCCAACCTCGATGTTCACTGCTCGGCACACTGGCCTCACAACCCCCAGACTGGTTGTCGAGTCGCCCTTCGTAACACCGAGAAAATTGAAAGTCTCGCCGGCGACAAAGGCTATGACGACCAATCGCTTCGGGATGCCCTCCGATCAGAGGGTGTCCGGCCCCTGTTGCGTCATCGGTTTTTCGCTGCGTACCATCACGCGCACAACGCACGGACAGCGGGCTATACGGCAAGGGCTGGATGGCCGAGACCACCTTTTCGGCCATCAAGCGTCGGTTCGGCCCCGTGTCCACTCTCGCGCGTGGTACCGCGAGTTCCGCGAGCTCGTGTTGACCGCCACAGTCTACAGCCTCGGACAGGCTCTCAAACAGTGATCCCCACACCGTCATCGGATTCAACAAAGCATTTGTCCGGAGACACTCCATATTATAGCAGCCGACGGGTACGCAGTATGGCCGGGTCAGATCGACGGGTACGCAGTATGACCGGGTCAGATAGTAGAATCGGAGAGTATAGCAATTAGAAAACTACAAAAACCTGGAAACTAAACTACTGTGTTGTTAGTATCTAAGTTCAAGACTCCGGTGTAAACGCCTTTATCATCAACAGAACTATAAGCTTGGTAATGAACTTCCTAAGCATGATTCTCAGTCGATGTGTGTGCGAAATTGTCTGATGGAATGGCGTGTATAATCTCAGGTATAATTATAGATTAATATCAATGCGACCAACTATAGATTCTATGGTCATCATGAATCGTTCTCAGATCATTAGATGTATGATTATATTCACGGGTCTCGTGGTCGTAATTGAATTATTAACCATCCGGGTGTATGCTACTGGCTCCTATAGTGTTTCAATGTACCAACAAATACCGACTTGGATGATTGGATTTGGGTTTTTTATAACATTTCTATCGATATTTTCATCTTTTTGGTTTCTAACAGGAAAGTATGAAACGTTGTCTTTAATATCTCTGTTCCCGCTAATAATACAATTATTTATAATCCCGATGGTGCCGTTCCTGTTGGGATACAAGATACCAGCCGGGGATCTACTTACACACGCTGGTGATATTCGCACGATCCAGTTTCATGGCGAGATAATCGAAGCACCGCGCGCAAGATTTAGTAGTCAGCACCGGCCAGCGTTTCATATATTATCAGTAATCCTGGACTCTGTAACAGATGGTATTTTTGAACATAGGAGTAATTACATAGTATTTGGGGTACTCACTTCGGTGGGAAATTTCCTATATATTCTGATAATAGGTTTGATCTTCAGGAGAAAAGGGTGGCCCGTTGTATATTCTATTTTTGGTGCACTTCTTGCGATGAGTGTTTCTGCTAAGCCTGCTACCTTCGCGTTCCAGACTGTGTTTATGCTTGGATTATATCTTTTGTTAAATATAAGTGAATTTGAAAGCCAGTACAAAAAGTATTCACTAATGTTTCTCGTGGTTTCCGCTGGGATTTGGCCATTTCATCAAATTCCACCAATAGCATTGACTGTTGTAACAATTATCGTATTTATTATTGGCTTGACAAATTTATACATGAAATCGGGATCATCGAGTTTACCCAATGTAGTCTTTTTATTCTCATTAACGACTGTTGTCGGGCTATTTGGTTATCTTTGGTTCACATTTACCCCTTATTTTAGACAAGCGATTTTCAAACTTGTTGGCAGTGGTTCTGAAACGCTTTCCGCGGTTGGCCAATCTGCGACCCTCACCGAAAAGTTTGGATTTTCTTATCTTGAAGTAGGTGTTTTAGTGTTGAAAGTTTATGGACCACTACTAATTTTACTCGGATTAGGGGGACTCGGAATTATATTGTATATACTTCCAAATATCGACAGTTATTATAAGAAAACCACACCATTATTGACTATATTAATAGCAGTCTCGTTTGCTTGGACTCCGATTGAATTCTTCGGCGGAAACCTGATAGCAAGCTGGGGAAGAGCACTCCGCCTC includes the following:
- a CDS encoding response regulator yields the protein MTAEKIILLVEDNDDLASLYQHYLINAYRVRLAQTGKEAIRKATPAVDLIILDYKLPDMLGTDVYDQLRANGSTTPVVLISGSDPESLPDRADPVTWLTKPFYKEKLHNTVQKELSPTEESV
- a CDS encoding TRAM domain-containing protein, translating into MDVSETLKSLYTAPIEHADDGTYQISVPERELAAGTLTEGETYRIALISTPKSNTDTTESVSNHEADPDENQPEHNEPPVTEGEHRDVEIEHLGDQGDGIAKVERGYVVIVPDTSVGDRVTVKVQQVRENVAFGEVVDRHPRSQE
- a CDS encoding sugar phosphate nucleotidyltransferase encodes the protein MSESPVQAVILAAGEGRRLTPLTNRRPKPMLPVANKPLLDYIVEAVAAAGIDHLTLVVGYHQERIRNHFADGDEWGVTITYVEQPTQLGTGHAVLQAESAVDGPFVVLNGDRIIEPEIIERVAAAVKDGTHPVVTTTTVETPREYGVITTDGETVTNINEKPDGPIETNQINAGIYGLAPEFFETIRTTHTTGELTLTAALNEYAREAGGIERLTYTGQWLDVSNLWDLLRVNAGLIETTTTGNSETGRTHDRASVANDVVLADSARIGSNVTIGGNTAIGRNVTIESNAVVENAIVFPDTVIGAGTVIRDAVIASNVRLGPNVTITGPPDTMVIEDTVHHDIELGGVVGDNTTIGPSATLTTGAVVGDDVETDAAVTIDSRIAAGTTVRRG
- the glmS gene encoding glutamine--fructose-6-phosphate transaminase (isomerizing), producing the protein MCGIIGYVQAAGEQASATAAASDGGLKQATGAIIHEGLQNLEYRGYDSVGVALVGGSSGLTVRKQSGKVDGLDIPEISDATHGIGHTRWSTHGPPTDTNAHPHTDCVGDVAVVHNGIVENYETLKEELAEHEFTSDTDTEVIPHLIEEELAADAEADLLAAVRRVETRLEGSYAICTVREDDDRIIVARRGSPLVVGHGDTTAFVASDVTAFLEHTRDVTYLEDGDVAALEGGDVSVFHDGEAVDRDIETVTWEADAAEKGGYEHYMRKEIHEQPEALRQTLAGRLDVDAGNVDLDVSFPPGFLADLEEIRIVACGTSYYAGRYATQLFEELSGVRASVEIASEYEFGAGRTPDRTLVVAVTQSGETADTLGAIRRAKEAGARTFAVTNTLGSTVTREVDETAFIRAGPEIGVAATKTFASQVATLAMLAVAIGRERGALAASDARSVLEDLQGLPGAVQQVLDSEPQVREAAQAYQDSEAFFFVGRALGVPVALEGALKLKEISYDHAEGFAAGELKHGPLALVTPETPVLAVLTDGSRARETMNNVTEAQTRGAPALGCVSAGDAYDTLDVSFNVPDVGIVEPLVANVYLQLFAYHVANEKGRSIDKPRNLAKSVTVE
- a CDS encoding metal-dependent hydrolase, which produces MADLFTHILFGYSLGIVLSWRYEWISYPLLTVVMIGSTLPDLNRIDLVIPEETITALLGIPFTWSPLHRVGGTLLIVCLGALLVANTYRRVVFTLLAIGASSHYALDFLLYKPSGISGPLLWPFVTHGIAIDGFYLSSDRLPVVVAAALAGLLWIMDRRWVRPDHPNR
- a CDS encoding orc1/cdc6 family replication initiation protein, giving the protein MGDFSFTPNDAIFENREALLEEWTPDSLVGRDKELTRYHAALQPVINNETPSNVFLYGKSGVGKTAATRYLLRTLERDATDVPELELTTIEVNCDGLNTSYQVAVKLVNELREPGRQISNKGYPQASVYEFLFDELDAYGGTVLIVLDEVDHIGDDSLLYKLSRARSNGDISEAKLGVIGISNDLDFRTQLFSKVQSSLCEKEVSFSAYDADELRLVLEQRERVAFQDTVLEDGVIAMCAAYGAKDSGDARKALDLLLEAGDVAREGGSDVVTETHVQEARERVQTDQVVEGIQNYSQHGKLVLYALTRLHERGDTPVRTREVVETYRSVAHSEGVSPVSERSVRDYLGELAQLGITGVTEHNRGKDGGKYNEHQLEQSVSAVRSGLSTLLESA
- a CDS encoding AbrB/MazE/SpoVT family DNA-binding domain-containing protein, yielding MATGEPPEETTVNDSGMVTIPANLRRRLDIEPGDKLRWTTDNEGNLSVEVVKQHYGAFDDFEPVQMGGGGSNTHDLAGYEDDPAFSESN
- a CDS encoding type II toxin-antitoxin system VapC family toxin, with protein sequence MAVAVIDTGVLIGMADIDDEHHDVAMEIVRGIDHGELPTARVTNYIILETLNWIHTRKRHETAIETYERLNQSAGFEVLHAAQKDFTTAVDLFQTHESLSFGDATIAAYMEREGIEYLYSFDGDFDAIQGITRLETPDNLFS
- a CDS encoding glycosyltransferase family 2 protein, whose protein sequence is MSESVTTVSIVTPAYNEEKYIEENILSVINQTYDNIEHIIIDDGSTDKTSDIIQRYAEQEHIRLISKDNEGQARAVNDGFELSEGEVVIWMNADDVLFYKETISKVVAFFNANPNVDIGYSNNAYINENSNIYKIRYSLPIFSEKWLVRRYFASCIFYRRSVIKNNKLDSNLYYALDYEYALRLSSKGYKFKHIGSCLWALRVHSETKSNEDSEAVRMEGNQIQAMYGKNYNYRYTLFRVYSTIINTMLAIYATFLIPQLDSADIAFKNYLESRSTILVGHLKRLPIISGIQSLKNT